The genomic segment CGTCCGCCGTCGCTGGCCGCGTGCCGACGTACACGCCTGAAAGACCGGACGCGCTGTAGAACGATTGGTACGTGTACACCGAGTAGCACAGCCCGAGCTCCTCGCGCACCTTCTGGAAAAGCCTGGAGCTCATGCCCCCGCCCAGCGCCGAAGAGAGCAGCGCGAGCGGATACCGGTCCTTGTGCGCGTGCCCCGGAACGCCGGTCCCGAGCACCACATGGGTCTGCGCCGTCGAACGCGCGATTCGGCGCTCCCCGGAGAGAGTGCGTCCCGGGCTCGCGACGACGTCGCTCAGCTGGCCCCTGGATCGAGAGCCGAAAAGGCTCTCGACCGACTCCACCAGACGCTCGTGTCGCACGTTCCCAGCGGCCGCGACGATCAGGTTCTCCCCGCAATAGGTCCGGGCATGTAGATCGCGTAGCGTGTCGATGGACATGCCGGCGACGGACTCTTTCGTGCCGAGGATCGAACGGCCGTAAGGGTGCCCCCGCCAGAGAAGATCAGAGTGGAGTTCGAAGACCAGGTCGTCCGGCGTATCCTCGACCTGCGCGACTTCCTCGAGAACGACCTCCCGCTCGAGCTCCAGATCCTCCGCACGCAGCAGTGGATCCAACACCAAGTCGGCCAGAACATCGAGTGCCTCACCGAGGTGGTCGTCCAGGACCCTGGCCTGATAGGAAGTGTGCTCGCAACTGGTATAGGCGTCGAGCGAGCCACCGAGGCCTTCGAGCGCCATCGCGATCTCGGCGGCCGAGCGTCGCTCGGTCCCTTTGAAGACCATGTGCTCGAGCAGATGGCTCACGCCCGTGTCCCTCAACGGCTCGTGCGCTCCACCCTGGCGGAACCAGACGCCGACGCTCGCCGAGCGAACCGATGGTATGTACTCGCTCAGAACGTGGATGCCGCAGTCGAGAACCGACTCGGCCATCATGTCCGTACCGTCCGCGGCGGCGCGCGTCTCGGTACGCGTGGAAGCCTGAGTGGGCACGGGTGTATGCCCGTGCTCCCTCGTGGTCCTACCCGGCACCCGGCCTACTCAGGCGCCGGCGGTCTTGACCGCCTCGTCCACACCCTCGGGCCCGGCGTCATCGCCACCCCCCTCGGCTGCGCCGTCGCCGTCTTCGGTCGCCGCGGCCAGCTCCGCCAGGGCAGCCTTTCTCGACAGCCTGAGGCGACCCTTCTCGTCGATCGAGAGCAGCTTGACCTTCGTGATGTCGCCCTTCCTGAGCACGTCCTCGGTCTTCTCGGTGCGGCCTTCCTGTAACTCCGAGATATGACACAGGCCTTCCGTGCCAGGCATGATCTCGATGAAGGCACCGAACGTAGTGGTGTTCTTCACCGGACCCTCGTAGATCCGGCCCACCTCGGGGTCCTTCACGATCGCTTCAATCATCTCCCGAGCCCGCGCCCCCGCCTCGCTCGAGACTGCGGCGATCTTCACGAGACCGCTGTCGTCGATGTCGATCGTGGCACCCGACTCGTCCTGGATCGCCCGGATCGTCTTGCCCTTCGGGCCGATGATCTCACCGATCTTCTCGGGGTTGATCTGGATCGACACGATGCGCGGCGCGTAGGCAGAGAGATCGCTGCGCGGCTCATTGAGCGCCTGGTCCATCAGGTCGAGAATGTGAAGCCGACCCTTGCGCGCGCGCTCGAGCGCCTCACTGAGGATGTCCACCGTGAGACCCTGGATCTTGATGTCCATCTGGATCGAGGTCACACCCTCACGTGTGCCGGCGACCTTGAAGTCCATGTCGCCGAGCGCGTCCTCGAGCCCGAGGATGTCCGTGAGGATCGCGACGTCGTCACCCTCCTTGATCAGGCCCATCGCTACGCCCGCGCACGCGCCCTTGATGGGAACGCCCGCGTCCATGAGCGCGAGTGAAGAACCGCACACCGTCGCCATGGAGGACGAACCGTTCGACTCAAGGATGTCCGAGACGATCCGGATCGTGTAGGGGAAGTCATCGTACGCGGGCAAGAGGGGCTGAATCGCGCGCTCCGCTAGGTTCCCGTGGCCGACCTCACGACGTGACGTACCGCGGAACGGGCGCGCCTCACCGACCGAGAAGGGCGGGAAGTTGTAGTGCAGCATAAACGACTTGGTTACTTCCTCTCGGGAGTCGATCGAGTCGATTCGCTGCTCGTCCCGTGACGTGCCAAGCGTTATCACGGCGAGCGCTTGGGTCTGACCACGCGTGAAGAGCGCCGAACCGTGCGTGCGCGGAAGCACGCCGACTTCGCTCGTGATCGGACGGATGTCGTCCAGACCCCGTCCATCGGCGCGTTCGCCCTTGTCGAGGATCTGTCGACGCATCGTCTTCTTCTCGATGCCGCGCAGGACTTCGCCGATGTCCTTCTCGTGCTCCGCGTACTGCTCGTCCTCCTCGGTGAGCGTCGCGACGACGTCCTCGGTCACCGCTGCCATCGCCTGATTCCGCTCCTGCTTGTCACCGAGGTTCAGCGCCTCGGCGACCTTGGCGGCGGCCATGCCTTCGACCTTGTCCCTCAGCTCGGCGTCCGGCTCGACAGGCGTCCATTCCATGTCTGGCACGCGATGGCCTTCGAGAAGCTCGTCCTGGAGGACGCAAAGCTCCTTGATGCCGGCATGCGCGACCTCGAGCGCCTCGAGGATCTCACTCTCTGGCACCTCGAGCGCACCTCCCTCGACCATCGTGATCGCCTCCGCGGAACCCGCTACGACGATGTCGATGTCGGAGTACTCGAGTTGCTGGAAGGTCGGGTTCAACACCCACGTGTCCTTGATGCGGCCCACTCGGACCGCGGCCACCGTCGTATTGAACGGAATCTTCGACATGTTGAGCGCCACCGAGGTACCCAGCAGAGCGAGGACGTCCGCGTCGTTTTCCTGGTCCGCCGACAAGATGAAGCACGCGATCTGCGTCTCGTTCTTGAACCCGCTCGGAAACAGGGGCCGGATTGGTCGGTCGATCTGGCGGGCGGCAAGAATCTCTTTCTCACCCGGGCGTCCTTCGCGCTTGAAGAAGCCGCCGGGAATCTTGCCCGCCGCATACGACTTTTCACGGTATTCGATCGTGAGGGGGAAAAATGGGAGGTGCGTTGGCTTGTCCTGAACCGTGGCCGCGCACAGCACCACCGTATCGCCGTACTGCACCAGGCAGGAGCCCTGCGCGAGTTTGGCCATGCGGCCGATTTCGAGCGACAACGTCCGTCCTGCGAACTGGCGCTCCATCCTCTGAATCATGTTGTTCTACTCACTTCGGTTTCGGCCGGGGACCATCCCCAGCCTTGGATTGAATGCCGAGGTGCCGTGGGAACCGGAGGAGAGAGCGACCGCCGCTCGGGGCACGCTCATGCGTGAGCCCGTTTTCCGCAGCCAAATCGTAGGCCGTCTCCCAACCGAGGCGCACAACCGCTTCGACTGAAACAAATGGGGCGACCGCCATCGAGGCGACCGCCGCAGGGTACTAATGCCGCAGGCCTAGATCTTTGATCAGGCCGCGGTACTTCTCGACGTCCGTTTTCTTCATGTACTCGAGAAGGCGACGACGACGCCCGACCATCTTGAGCAGGCCGCGGCGGCTGTGGTGATCCTTCTTATGGGCGTCGAAGTGGCTCCGCAGATCGTTGATTCGAGCCGTGAGGATCGCGATCTGGACCGGGGTGCTTCCACGATCGTTGTCGTGGAGCTGGTACTTCTGGATAATCTCTTCCTTGACGATCGCCATAGGGCGTCGGCCTCCTCGAGAGTCAGTCGCTGCAAGGGAAGCGAGAGCGCTGTGCCGCAACTGCGGACGCGCGTTCTTTGTCAGCCCGTAAGCTAAGGAAACCCCGGATCCTCGTCTACCACGCGTCGAGCCAGGTCAACGTCCGCCCGCATCTGCTCGATCAGCGCCTCCGCGCTGTCGAACGGCGACACCGGCCTCAAGTACTGCACGAAGTCGACCCTCACCACCTCACCGTAGATATCGCCGTCGAAGTCGAGCAGGTGCAGCTCGATGCTGGGAGGAGATCCCATGAAGGTCGGTCGGGGACCCAGGTGCAAGGCACCGACGTAGGTGCCCTGCTTGAGCACGCCACGAACTGCGTAGATCCCCGACGGCGGAATCAACTTCTCGCTCGCCGACACCTCGAGGTTCGCGGTCGGGAAGCCCAGCCCCCTTCCCCGCCCGTCCCCACGGACGACCACACCGCGAATGGAGTACGACCTTCCCAGGCACATCCGGGCCTCTTCCATCCGCCCGTCTGCGACAGCCTCGCGAATCCGCGTGGAGGAGACAGCCTCCTTCCCGGCCTCCACGGGCGGCACCACGTCGACCTCGAAGCCGAGGTCCGCTCCGATCTCCCGCAGCGTGTCGGCGTTGCCGGAGCGGTCGCGCCCGAAGCCGTGGTCGTACCCGATCACGAGCTCCTCGACGTGGAGGCGGTCGACCAGGATCTCCTCGACGAAACGACGAGGCGAGTAGCGGGACAGGGTCTCCGTAAACGCGATGAAGACCGCGTATTCGAGCCCGCTCTCCGCCAGGATCTCCTTCTTCTCGAGCGGCGTCGTCAGCAGCGGCGGTGCATGCTCCGGCCTCACGATCCGCAGCGGGTGTGGATCGAAGGTCACGAGGACGCTGCGACGGTCGGCAGCACGCGCACGTTCTCGGATCTCCTCGAGCACGGCCCAGTGTCCGCGGTGAACACCGTCGAACGTGCCGACCGTGACGACGGTCCCCTTGTCTGTGGGGATGCCCGGTGGGTACGCCCAGCGCACGGCCGCGGTCACGGTAGAAAGACCTTCTTCGGTCTGAGTGCCCCCGCGCGTACTTCAGCGATCGCCACCAGACGGCCGTCGCATGCCACGGTGATGTGCTCGCCCTCCGCGGCCTCGGGCGCGTCGACCGTTTGACCGAACGCGAGTCGGTCCCTGCTCTTCTCGTCGACGACGACGGCGGGTAGGTGCCCGAGCGCATCGAGCGGTGAGAGCGCGGCCCTCGACACCGCCTCGGGATCCCCGAGCTGGGCAGGAGTGATGGCCCGTTCCAACGTGTGCGCCCCGATCGACGTTCTCCTCAA from the Gemmatimonadota bacterium genome contains:
- a CDS encoding insulinase family protein encodes the protein MPGRTTREHGHTPVPTQASTRTETRAAADGTDMMAESVLDCGIHVLSEYIPSVRSASVGVWFRQGGAHEPLRDTGVSHLLEHMVFKGTERRSAAEIAMALEGLGGSLDAYTSCEHTSYQARVLDDHLGEALDVLADLVLDPLLRAEDLELEREVVLEEVAQVEDTPDDLVFELHSDLLWRGHPYGRSILGTKESVAGMSIDTLRDLHARTYCGENLIVAAAGNVRHERLVESVESLFGSRSRGQLSDVVASPGRTLSGERRIARSTAQTHVVLGTGVPGHAHKDRYPLALLSSALGGGMSSRLFQKVREELGLCYSVYTYQSFYSASGLSGVYVGTRPATADAAVDAISAEMARMAELGLSADELEQTKRQVKGQVMLALESTGARLHRLASFALHREPFLGLDGLLDRIDSVTVEDVCRVAAEFYDPDRQLVVRLGPDAANGQSKQGSE
- the pnp gene encoding polyribonucleotide nucleotidyltransferase, with the translated sequence MIQRMERQFAGRTLSLEIGRMAKLAQGSCLVQYGDTVVLCAATVQDKPTHLPFFPLTIEYREKSYAAGKIPGGFFKREGRPGEKEILAARQIDRPIRPLFPSGFKNETQIACFILSADQENDADVLALLGTSVALNMSKIPFNTTVAAVRVGRIKDTWVLNPTFQQLEYSDIDIVVAGSAEAITMVEGGALEVPESEILEALEVAHAGIKELCVLQDELLEGHRVPDMEWTPVEPDAELRDKVEGMAAAKVAEALNLGDKQERNQAMAAVTEDVVATLTEEDEQYAEHEKDIGEVLRGIEKKTMRRQILDKGERADGRGLDDIRPITSEVGVLPRTHGSALFTRGQTQALAVITLGTSRDEQRIDSIDSREEVTKSFMLHYNFPPFSVGEARPFRGTSRREVGHGNLAERAIQPLLPAYDDFPYTIRIVSDILESNGSSSMATVCGSSLALMDAGVPIKGACAGVAMGLIKEGDDVAILTDILGLEDALGDMDFKVAGTREGVTSIQMDIKIQGLTVDILSEALERARKGRLHILDLMDQALNEPRSDLSAYAPRIVSIQINPEKIGEIIGPKGKTIRAIQDESGATIDIDDSGLVKIAAVSSEAGARAREMIEAIVKDPEVGRIYEGPVKNTTTFGAFIEIMPGTEGLCHISELQEGRTEKTEDVLRKGDITKVKLLSIDEKGRLRLSRKAALAELAAATEDGDGAAEGGGDDAGPEGVDEAVKTAGA
- the rpsO gene encoding 30S ribosomal protein S15 → MAIVKEEIIQKYQLHDNDRGSTPVQIAILTARINDLRSHFDAHKKDHHSRRGLLKMVGRRRRLLEYMKKTDVEKYRGLIKDLGLRH
- a CDS encoding bifunctional riboflavin kinase/FAD synthetase produces the protein MTAAVRWAYPPGIPTDKGTVVTVGTFDGVHRGHWAVLEEIRERARAADRRSVLVTFDPHPLRIVRPEHAPPLLTTPLEKKEILAESGLEYAVFIAFTETLSRYSPRRFVEEILVDRLHVEELVIGYDHGFGRDRSGNADTLREIGADLGFEVDVVPPVEAGKEAVSSTRIREAVADGRMEEARMCLGRSYSIRGVVVRGDGRGRGLGFPTANLEVSASEKLIPPSGIYAVRGVLKQGTYVGALHLGPRPTFMGSPPSIELHLLDFDGDIYGEVVRVDFVQYLRPVSPFDSAEALIEQMRADVDLARRVVDEDPGFP